GAGACATACCAGACGGCGTCGAGGAAATGGCCGCGCCCATACAAGTGCGCCGTAGCGGTCTCATACAAGACAAGCATGCATATCGGCAGCGCGAGCGCGATGAGATAACGCCAGTGGGCGCGTCCCTGGCAAAGCGTATAGACCGCCAGCAGCGGGATGAGGCTTGCGCCGAAGTATTTGCTGAGCACGCCGAACCCGGCCAACAGCGCGGCCATGACAACGCAGTTCCAGGAGCGCGTTTCCAGGCCGGCAAGCCACAACGAAGCAGCCCAAAGCCAGAACGCGAGCATCGCCATATCGCACATGAGCGTCGTGCCCGACACTACGAACGCGGGGCTTGCGACGGTCAGCAGCGCGGCGAGCAAGGGCCGCGCGCAGAACCGCGCTGCGAGATGATAGGCGCCAGCGCCGGCAAGAGCAGCCGGAAACAGCATGGCCAGGTGCAGCGCCCACTCCGCTGGCCCGGCGAGACGCAGAATGATGGCGAGGTAATACGAAACAAGAGGCGGGTTCTGTGTCACTTCGTGCATGGGTTGCGTGCGGCCGTACCAGTTGACGTCGAACCCGTAGAAATCGAGGGGATGTTCAAGAATATGCCGCGCCGTCCAGATAAAAAGCGGGTCGTCAATGTGAAAAGCCTTGTTCAGAAAGAGCAGGCAAGGCAGGACCGCCAGCAGCGCGGCAAGCAGGATGCGCCCCGCCCGCGCTTTCCCGGGAACAGCCCGCACGCCGGCGGCGGGGCT
The DNA window shown above is from Candidatus Hydrogenedentota bacterium and carries:
- a CDS encoding glycosyltransferase family 39 protein, yielding MSPAAGVRAVPGKARAGRILLAALLAVLPCLLFLNKAFHIDDPLFIWTARHILEHPLDFYGFDVNWYGRTQPMHEVTQNPPLVSYYLAIILRLAGPAEWALHLAMLFPAALAGAGAYHLAARFCARPLLAALLTVASPAFVVSGTTLMCDMAMLAFWLWAASLWLAGLETRSWNCVVMAALLAGFGVLSKYFGASLIPLLAVYTLCQGRAHWRYLIALALPICMLVLYETATAHLYGRGHFLDAVWYVSEIEQEYGRDYLAKILVGLIFLGGCLTFPFLVLLTGLPRPAAASPGKVVADSTGAATPAAAGLPGYHYLGRGPYLAFALGVVAVLLMGIRTGGTGLPEAVGLDTFGKLAQGCLWTAAGLAALALAAGDFFRGNWRESVFLGLWLGGVLVFVCFLNHYINVRVLLPAVVPVAILAARRLDGPRGRAPVP